One window of the Candidatus Krumholzibacteriota bacterium genome contains the following:
- a CDS encoding nitroreductase family protein, with amino-acid sequence MKDFAKKILPDYFIQILKNVFIFFHRKKIRQKLKRSYKYDLLRYSKYSRTFGNDNPAKMMGTIIVQYHVIEKGLTIPETRLGFGKISVIALCKSCMEYITTYGQNHEQLDHAIGVILEYEEHHESRSFILDDEVTAVISQLKELIREGIESTAQIQTTKNAFFKKVNSPFLEFSNSRSSIRNYTKEDLSLVKILDALELARNTPSACNRQAWRTYVFSDKKKIAKILEAQGGNRGFGHLANKLIVITGELGVFCNTNERNQVFIDGGMYAMNLLYALHYNEIAACILNCSFDFEKEHEIKEFSGIKESEVLVAMVACGVAPVKFKIALSPRNSLEETNIIVD; translated from the coding sequence ATGAAAGATTTTGCAAAGAAGATTCTTCCGGATTATTTCATCCAAATTTTAAAAAATGTGTTTATTTTCTTTCACAGAAAGAAAATACGTCAGAAATTGAAAAGATCGTATAAGTATGATCTGCTGCGGTATTCGAAATACTCGAGAACATTTGGTAATGATAATCCTGCCAAAATGATGGGAACAATAATAGTACAATATCATGTGATCGAAAAAGGATTGACAATACCTGAAACAAGATTGGGGTTTGGAAAGATAAGTGTTATCGCGTTATGTAAATCATGCATGGAGTATATAACTACATATGGCCAAAACCATGAACAATTAGATCATGCAATTGGTGTTATTTTGGAATATGAGGAACACCATGAAAGCAGAAGTTTCATATTGGACGATGAAGTTACTGCGGTGATAAGCCAATTGAAAGAATTAATAAGAGAAGGAATTGAAAGTACGGCTCAAATTCAAACAACAAAAAATGCGTTTTTTAAAAAGGTCAATAGTCCGTTTCTTGAATTTTCAAATTCAAGATCAAGTATAAGAAATTATACCAAAGAAGATTTATCATTGGTAAAAATTTTAGATGCTTTAGAGCTGGCTCGCAACACTCCTTCTGCGTGTAACCGGCAGGCTTGGAGAACCTATGTCTTTTCTGATAAAAAAAAGATCGCAAAAATACTTGAAGCTCAGGGGGGTAACAGAGGATTTGGTCATTTAGCAAATAAGTTGATTGTCATAACCGGAGAGTTGGGAGTATTTTGTAATACCAATGAAAGAAACCAGGTTTTTATTGATGGCGGGATGTATGCCATGAATCTATTATATGCTTTGCACTATAACGAAATCGCCGCGTGTATTTTGAATTGCAGTTTTGATTTTGAGAAAGAGCACGAAATAAAAGAATTCTCCGGAATAAAAGAATCTGAGGTTCTGGTAGCGATGGTGGCTTGCGGTGTGGCTCCAGTCAAATTTAAAATTGCCCTTTCCCCTAGAAATAGTTTGGAAGAAACAAATATAATTGTAGATTAA
- a CDS encoding oligosaccharide flippase family protein gives MARALGPEIRGYYGLTVMAASMIASLGHFGLGTAITYFTGKKTYANSDILAFFTLVAFFIGSFFAILMYLIYPHLPNIWTEISKPVMITGLIAAPFILFHNYFLRFLFALMRVKESNIAKLFLNLSYLILIIILVLIRGGSLKETILAFTLSTIVASVLSFVFFTGDMRKGWRINSTMFGPMFNMGARAYMLSVFSFINFRLDLFLIKYFLTASDVSYYSIAVNVSERLWYVPNAIGAVLFPTLLSMNKGSSEFTAKVCRNNFFIMIVLGVAILISAKFLIVFMYGKEYESVSLALYSILWGIVIFPVYRFLSIDFASKNRLGLSVGASFIGIAVNLAANIYMIPRFGIVGAGISTSLSYSVLSIILMAIFKKENGLPLRDLFIPKRQEFIGYRNGAVKAWKIYILRRQN, from the coding sequence GTGGCTAGAGCGCTCGGTCCGGAAATACGGGGTTATTACGGCCTGACTGTAATGGCAGCTTCGATGATAGCTTCACTCGGACATTTTGGCCTGGGAACAGCGATTACATATTTTACCGGAAAGAAGACATACGCGAATTCTGATATCCTTGCTTTTTTCACCCTCGTGGCGTTTTTTATAGGATCCTTTTTCGCGATCCTTATGTATTTAATATATCCGCATCTCCCTAATATCTGGACTGAGATTTCAAAACCTGTGATGATAACCGGGTTGATCGCCGCTCCCTTTATTCTCTTCCATAACTATTTCCTGCGCTTCCTTTTTGCCCTTATGAGGGTAAAAGAAAGTAATATAGCTAAACTCTTTCTGAACCTGAGCTATCTCATCCTGATCATAATCCTGGTTTTGATACGGGGTGGATCCCTGAAAGAAACAATCCTGGCGTTCACCCTCTCTACAATAGTGGCGAGTGTTCTGAGTTTTGTCTTTTTTACCGGTGATATGAGAAAAGGATGGAGAATAAATAGTACAATGTTCGGCCCGATGTTCAATATGGGAGCCAGGGCGTACATGCTTTCCGTCTTTAGTTTCATAAATTTCCGCCTTGACCTCTTTCTGATTAAATATTTTCTCACCGCCAGCGATGTAAGTTATTACTCGATCGCCGTCAATGTCTCCGAGAGGCTTTGGTACGTTCCTAATGCTATCGGAGCTGTGCTTTTCCCCACACTTTTATCGATGAACAAAGGCTCTTCCGAATTTACCGCAAAGGTATGCAGGAATAACTTCTTTATCATGATCGTGCTTGGAGTCGCGATATTGATATCAGCCAAATTTCTTATCGTCTTTATGTATGGAAAAGAGTATGAATCTGTTTCATTGGCCCTTTACTCGATCCTGTGGGGTATCGTCATATTTCCTGTCTATAGATTCCTCTCCATCGATTTTGCCTCTAAAAACAGGCTCGGTCTCAGTGTCGGAGCTTCCTTTATAGGGATCGCCGTCAATCTTGCGGCCAATATATATATGATTCCCCGTTTCGGGATCGTCGGCGCGGGGATATCGACAAGCCTTTCATATAGCGTTCTTTCGATAATCCTGATGGCGATATTCAAAAAGGAGAATGGTCTGCCCCTGCGAGACCTCTTCATCCCAAAACGCCAGGAATTCATCGGATATCGCAATGGCGCAGTAAAAGCATGGAAAATATATATATTGAGGCGGCAAAATTGA
- a CDS encoding glycosyltransferase family 4 protein translates to MRILICYPWLDLGGAPNTTLSIAKGLKELGHEVVFFTKAGGIYEDRLRKLDIPVVSVPYDPILPHLYHLNIKALRMMERVIDEYSIDLIHTFHYNQYFLAQFVALKKNIPLVFTSVFFVDGPVFPVYPGRLIFVAREFLDDTAKKVKGDPKELVVIPNRVDLSQFHPGIDSSGFQNDKQLPGAGWKIAFMSRIDRKKFGSLRHAVAAVELLIEKGRDVTLVIAGGGVCFEELQRIADEANTRTGKKAVILLGPITDTPQFLSWADIVFGIGRCTWEGMACGKPTIVVGENGIAGIADPATTEMLQYYNFAGRNVSEPVDPRVLADTIEELMIDQARYDELSEYSKKYVIDNYDYRTGAARVEEIYRKELQAEPLSRATKIRVFINVLVFGYGYRLYIAWRIKLRGMLGRGKPEDKTGH, encoded by the coding sequence ATGAGGATTCTTATCTGCTACCCGTGGCTTGACCTGGGAGGAGCTCCCAATACGACTCTTTCCATAGCCAAGGGGTTGAAGGAACTCGGGCACGAGGTCGTTTTCTTCACGAAGGCGGGCGGGATCTATGAGGACAGGTTACGAAAGCTTGATATACCAGTTGTTTCAGTTCCCTACGATCCGATTCTTCCCCACCTGTATCATCTCAATATAAAAGCTTTAAGGATGATGGAGAGAGTAATCGATGAATATTCCATCGATCTGATCCATACTTTTCACTATAACCAGTATTTTCTGGCCCAGTTTGTCGCTTTGAAAAAAAATATCCCCCTTGTCTTTACTTCCGTCTTCTTTGTCGACGGACCGGTATTTCCCGTATACCCCGGAAGGCTTATTTTTGTCGCCAGGGAATTCCTCGATGATACCGCAAAAAAGGTAAAGGGGGACCCGAAGGAATTGGTCGTGATTCCGAACAGGGTCGACCTCAGCCAGTTTCACCCGGGGATAGACTCTTCCGGTTTTCAAAATGATAAACAGCTTCCCGGCGCTGGCTGGAAGATCGCTTTTATGAGCAGGATAGACAGGAAAAAGTTCGGTTCCCTCCGGCATGCTGTCGCAGCTGTGGAATTGCTGATCGAAAAAGGGAGAGATGTGACTCTCGTTATCGCGGGAGGCGGTGTCTGCTTCGAGGAATTGCAGCGGATCGCCGATGAAGCCAATACCAGGACGGGAAAGAAGGCAGTCATTCTGCTCGGGCCGATAACAGACACCCCGCAGTTCCTTTCCTGGGCCGATATTGTTTTTGGAATAGGCAGATGTACATGGGAAGGAATGGCCTGTGGAAAACCAACTATAGTAGTCGGTGAGAACGGGATCGCCGGCATAGCGGATCCGGCGACGACAGAGATGCTTCAGTATTATAATTTTGCCGGCAGGAACGTAAGTGAACCAGTAGACCCTCGGGTCCTGGCAGACACGATCGAGGAGTTGATGATCGACCAGGCCCGTTACGACGAACTGTCAGAATATTCCAAAAAGTATGTCATCGATAATTATGACTACAGGACCGGAGCGGCCCGTGTCGAAGAGATCTACAGGAAGGAACTTCAGGCTGAACCTCTTTCGCGCGCCACAAAGATAAGAGTATTCATTAATGTTCTGGTCTTCGGTTATGGATACAG